From one Erythrobacter sp. HKB08 genomic stretch:
- a CDS encoding Crp/Fnr family transcriptional regulator — MNLACDTCPVRDRAACAVLTDEERDALAKTGRTRVLKAGETLFVAGDEDTVCATLLTGALKVTSIDEEGNELILALIHPAGFVGEMFRPFADYDVVALTESRLCVFPRSAMKSALDEFPALTQALFRRAQEDVHNTRQLLELTSRGTSEGKVAALLLMLAHAASDSPCHPASSFTLPLSRGEMGQMLGLTIETVSRRLTGLEKSGMIRKNGTRGIDLLDPARLRFLVKAPV; from the coding sequence ATGAACCTTGCCTGCGACACTTGCCCCGTCCGCGACCGGGCGGCCTGCGCGGTCCTGACAGACGAGGAACGCGATGCGCTGGCCAAAACCGGGCGCACGCGCGTGCTCAAGGCTGGCGAGACCCTCTTCGTTGCCGGCGACGAGGATACCGTCTGTGCGACACTGCTGACCGGGGCCCTCAAGGTCACGAGCATCGACGAGGAAGGCAACGAACTGATCCTCGCCCTCATCCACCCGGCAGGCTTCGTCGGCGAGATGTTCCGTCCCTTTGCCGATTACGATGTCGTCGCACTAACCGAGAGCCGCCTGTGCGTTTTCCCGCGCTCAGCCATGAAAAGCGCGCTCGACGAGTTCCCCGCCCTCACCCAGGCGCTGTTCCGCCGCGCACAAGAGGACGTCCACAACACGCGCCAGCTGCTCGAGCTGACCAGCCGCGGAACGTCCGAAGGCAAGGTTGCGGCGCTGCTTCTGATGCTCGCCCATGCGGCAAGCGATTCGCCGTGCCATCCGGCATCTTCCTTCACCCTGCCGCTAAGCCGGGGCGAGATGGGACAGATGCTCGGCCTGACGATCGAAACCGTCAGCCGAAGACTGACGGGTCTCGAGAAATCGGGGATGATCCGGAAAAACGGAACGCGCGGGATCGATTTGCTCGACCCCGCGCGCCTGCGGTTCCTGGTGAAGGCTCCCGTCTGA
- the rplU gene encoding 50S ribosomal protein L21, with product MFAVVRTGGKQYRVAAGDKIAVEKLAGEAGDTVTLGDVLLAGEGDKLADASKVTVSAEIIAQAKGEKVVIFKKRRRHNYRRKNGHRQQLTLLRITDVGEGKKAAPKKAAAPKKEASEPAKGAEVKKTAKAKKEAPAKTGATAKAPAKKAAPKKAAAKKPAAKKAPAKKTESKK from the coding sequence ATGTTCGCAGTAGTGCGCACGGGCGGCAAACAATACCGGGTTGCCGCCGGAGACAAGATCGCAGTCGAAAAGCTCGCTGGCGAAGCCGGCGACACGGTAACGCTGGGCGACGTTCTGCTCGCCGGTGAAGGCGACAAGCTGGCCGACGCCTCGAAGGTTACCGTTTCGGCGGAGATCATCGCGCAGGCGAAGGGCGAGAAGGTCGTCATCTTCAAGAAGCGTCGTCGCCACAACTATCGCCGCAAGAACGGTCACCGCCAGCAGCTCACCCTGCTGCGCATCACCGACGTCGGCGAAGGCAAGAAGGCCGCTCCGAAGAAGGCTGCTGCTCCGAAGAAGGAAGCCAGCGAGCCGGCCAAGGGCGCCGAAGTGAAAAAGACGGCCAAGGCCAAGAAGGAAGCTCCGGCAAAGACCGGCGCGACCGCAAAGGCACCGGCCAAGAAGGCTGCGCCGAAGAAGGCCGCCGCCAAGAAGCCGGCTGCCAAGAAGGCCCCGGCCAAGAAAACCGAATCCAAGAAGTAA
- the rpmA gene encoding 50S ribosomal protein L27, with protein sequence MAHKKAGGSSRNGRDSAGRRLGVKKFGSQGVVAGNIIVRQRGTKFYPGSNVGMGKDHTLFALEDGVVRFHKGKLGRKYVSVDMLAEAAE encoded by the coding sequence ATGGCACATAAAAAAGCAGGCGGTTCATCGCGTAACGGTCGCGACTCAGCCGGCCGTCGCCTTGGTGTGAAGAAGTTCGGCAGCCAGGGTGTGGTCGCCGGCAACATTATCGTGCGCCAGCGCGGCACCAAGTTCTACCCGGGCTCGAACGTCGGCATGGGCAAGGACCACACGCTCTTCGCTCTCGAAGACGGCGTAGTCCGATTCCACAAAGGCAAGCTCGGCCGCAAATACGTGTCGGTAGACATGCTTGCGGAAGCAGCCGAATAA
- a CDS encoding GNAT family N-acetyltransferase, whose protein sequence is MFHRTERLLLRPIWQEDWEAIYGGIADEGVVRNLARAPWPYRADDAKAFVELPQDQMSPRFLVTRARDAALVGCIGIDRCGDDVELGYWIARQHWGQGYATEAGRGVIEIARMLGHDALVASHFLDNPASGRVLTKLGFEPTGAIRPRHSCGRGEESLTAEYRLELAERPSMPRQAA, encoded by the coding sequence ATGTTCCACCGCACCGAAAGGCTGCTGCTGCGGCCGATCTGGCAGGAAGACTGGGAAGCCATCTACGGCGGGATCGCCGACGAGGGCGTCGTGCGCAACCTTGCGCGCGCGCCGTGGCCCTATCGAGCCGACGATGCGAAAGCTTTCGTGGAACTTCCGCAGGACCAGATGTCGCCGCGTTTCCTCGTCACCCGCGCCCGCGATGCCGCGCTTGTCGGATGCATCGGCATCGACCGTTGCGGCGATGATGTCGAACTCGGCTACTGGATCGCACGCCAGCACTGGGGGCAGGGCTATGCCACCGAGGCTGGACGCGGCGTGATCGAGATCGCCCGGATGCTCGGCCATGACGCTCTGGTTGCGAGCCACTTCCTCGACAACCCGGCTTCGGGCCGCGTGCTGACCAAGCTCGGTTTCGAGCCGACCGGTGCGATCAGGCCGCGCCACAGCTGCGGTCGCGGCGAGGAATCGCTGACGGCCGAATACAGGCTCGAACTGGCGGAACGGCCGAGCATGCCGCGCCAGGCAGCCTGA
- a CDS encoding metal-dependent hydrolase has product MNAPAKIDTETRTSPTPDDLDIVVRDERFNRGTTPNRWWAGDAFGTAWHNALSATFPRGEAFFIEAVKAHRDGADPKLAAEIRAFVKQEINHTREHIAFNKLAEDAGYDIKAIDKRVEEMLAMNKGRPEIVNLAATMALEHYTAMMAHEFLANPKHFEKADPEVRDMWRWHAVEEVEHKGVAFDTWNHATRDWKPFRRWKLRSLMMLIVTMNFFRNRWTDSLNLLAQDGITGWKARWGLFKYLTVSPGVVRRIFPAWLAYFKPGFHPWDHDDRELIKVYEGDFSDALMPAE; this is encoded by the coding sequence GTGAACGCCCCTGCAAAGATCGATACGGAAACCCGCACCAGCCCGACGCCCGACGACCTCGACATCGTCGTGCGCGACGAGCGTTTCAATCGCGGCACCACGCCCAACCGCTGGTGGGCGGGCGACGCATTCGGCACCGCGTGGCACAATGCCCTGTCGGCGACCTTCCCGCGCGGCGAAGCCTTCTTCATCGAGGCGGTGAAAGCCCATCGCGACGGCGCCGATCCGAAGCTCGCGGCCGAAATCCGCGCCTTCGTGAAGCAGGAAATCAACCACACGCGCGAACATATCGCCTTCAACAAGCTGGCCGAAGATGCCGGCTACGACATCAAGGCGATCGACAAGCGCGTCGAGGAAATGCTCGCAATGAACAAGGGCCGCCCGGAGATCGTCAATCTCGCCGCGACCATGGCTCTCGAGCACTACACGGCGATGATGGCGCATGAATTCCTCGCCAACCCGAAGCATTTCGAGAAGGCCGATCCGGAAGTGCGCGACATGTGGCGCTGGCATGCGGTCGAGGAAGTCGAGCACAAGGGGGTCGCATTCGACACCTGGAACCACGCGACCCGCGACTGGAAGCCGTTCCGCCGCTGGAAGCTGCGCAGCCTGATGATGCTGATCGTGACGATGAACTTCTTCCGCAACCGCTGGACCGATTCGCTCAACCTGCTCGCACAGGACGGCATCACCGGCTGGAAAGCGCGCTGGGGCCTGTTCAAGTACCTCACCGTCTCGCCGGGCGTGGTTCGCCGCATCTTCCCGGCATGGCTTGCCTACTTCAAGCCGGGCTTCCACCCGTGGGATCACGACGACCGCGAGCTCATCAAGGTCTACGAAGGCGACTTCAGCGACGCTCTGATGCCCGCCGAGTAA
- a CDS encoding TetR family transcriptional regulator → MATRKRLTPEESRMLALQAARALLIETGPQSVTLKAVAQRIGRTHANLLHHFGSASGLQKALAAHLAETVCETIKEAVRASRAGLGHPREVVDLAFDAFDKEGAGALAGWMLLTGNEDALDPIVETIHQLVDEIAPEEAETHDDVMRIHEETLSLVLLALGDALMGAALAKSLGLPRDAARRRAETMLVRSLEAFQQA, encoded by the coding sequence ATGGCGACTCGCAAGCGACTGACACCGGAAGAATCGCGCATGCTCGCGCTGCAGGCTGCACGTGCGCTGCTGATCGAAACGGGACCGCAGTCGGTAACGCTCAAGGCCGTCGCCCAGCGGATCGGTCGCACCCATGCGAACCTCTTGCACCACTTCGGCTCCGCCTCGGGCCTGCAGAAGGCGCTCGCGGCGCATCTGGCGGAAACCGTGTGCGAGACGATCAAGGAAGCAGTGCGCGCCAGCCGTGCAGGCCTCGGTCATCCGCGCGAGGTGGTCGACCTGGCCTTCGATGCTTTCGACAAGGAAGGCGCGGGCGCGCTGGCGGGCTGGATGCTGCTGACGGGCAACGAGGACGCGCTCGACCCGATTGTCGAGACGATCCACCAGCTCGTCGACGAGATCGCCCCCGAAGAGGCCGAGACCCACGACGATGTCATGCGTATCCACGAGGAAACGCTGTCACTGGTGCTGCTGGCACTGGGCGACGCACTGATGGGTGCGGCGCTCGCCAAGTCGCTCGGCCTGCCGCGCGATGCCGCGCGGCGGCGTGCCGAAACAATGCTGGTGCGTTCGCTGGAAGCCTTCCAGCAGGCTTAA
- a CDS encoding folate-binding protein YgfZ, with protein sequence MTATRLFDRAIIRLTPLSEDEDIADFLQGLVTNDVKGQLPVYAALLSAQGKTMFDFLVWPAGDGELLLDCEAAHAEELAKRLSLYRLRRKIEIAVDPGVAVHWRKQTGDGGAADPRLADLGERWLAPVSENDKAADSEWLAHRLLLGVPEGREELGDILWLETNAVELHGVSFEKGCYIGQENTARMNWRQKVNRRLVVVPLEASDEKRRKAAYPELGKAIDHLRIEDIDAATLPAWQRAAIGD encoded by the coding sequence ATGACCGCAACCCGCCTGTTCGATCGCGCCATCATCCGCCTCACGCCGCTTAGCGAGGATGAGGATATCGCCGATTTCCTCCAAGGCCTCGTCACCAACGACGTGAAGGGGCAATTGCCCGTCTACGCGGCGTTGTTGTCGGCGCAGGGAAAAACGATGTTCGACTTCCTCGTCTGGCCGGCAGGGGACGGCGAACTGCTGCTCGATTGCGAGGCGGCCCATGCGGAAGAGCTGGCGAAGCGCCTTTCACTCTACCGCCTGCGTCGCAAGATCGAGATAGCGGTCGATCCCGGCGTGGCGGTGCACTGGCGCAAGCAGACGGGTGACGGCGGCGCTGCCGATCCGCGCCTCGCGGACCTCGGTGAACGCTGGCTGGCGCCGGTCAGCGAGAACGACAAGGCAGCCGACTCAGAATGGCTCGCGCATCGCCTGCTCCTCGGCGTCCCGGAAGGGCGCGAGGAACTTGGCGACATTCTCTGGCTCGAGACCAATGCGGTCGAACTGCACGGCGTCTCGTTCGAGAAGGGCTGCTACATCGGGCAGGAGAATACCGCGCGGATGAACTGGCGGCAGAAAGTGAACCGCCGGCTGGTCGTGGTGCCATTGGAGGCGTCGGACGAGAAACGGCGCAAGGCCGCCTACCCCGAACTCGGCAAGGCCATCGACCATCTGCGGATCGAGGACATCGATGCGGCCACCCTGCCCGCGTGGCAGAGAGCCGCGATCGGCGATTAA
- a CDS encoding patatin-like phospholipase family protein: MSSPHQFEQVVFSGGGIRCFWHGGFLSEVGDFDALRPDRVSGVSGGALSGAAWIGGVENDLRDLMGEAFDMADSNVAAGRSNFTPHQEMYRAVVSTTLDEKAIDRICDGPDFQVLLGLPPQWIPSHLVAVVMGVAYKLDQVVNGTPHLDWPRSLGMKSLRVDARQAARDGTLVDLICAAATIPPVFDVPAWEGQRVLDGGMVDKAPRPEPDEGRTLVLCTSIYRNLPQSDRCTYVQPSSEVAADKIDFTDRSKITRTWEQGERDARAWLAQVAASQ, translated from the coding sequence ATGTCTTCCCCGCATCAATTCGAGCAGGTCGTCTTTTCGGGCGGCGGGATCCGGTGTTTCTGGCATGGCGGTTTCCTCAGCGAAGTCGGGGATTTCGACGCATTGCGACCCGACCGGGTGAGCGGTGTTTCGGGTGGTGCCCTCTCCGGCGCGGCGTGGATCGGCGGGGTCGAGAACGACCTTCGCGATCTGATGGGTGAGGCCTTCGACATGGCCGACAGCAATGTCGCTGCCGGCCGGAGCAATTTCACCCCGCACCAGGAAATGTACCGCGCAGTCGTTTCGACGACGCTCGACGAGAAGGCGATCGATCGCATCTGCGACGGGCCGGACTTCCAGGTGCTGCTCGGCCTGCCTCCGCAGTGGATACCGTCGCATCTGGTCGCGGTCGTCATGGGCGTGGCCTACAAGCTCGACCAAGTGGTCAACGGGACGCCGCATCTCGATTGGCCGCGCTCGCTCGGCATGAAGAGCCTGCGTGTCGATGCGCGGCAGGCGGCGCGTGACGGCACTCTGGTCGACCTCATTTGCGCCGCGGCGACGATCCCGCCGGTGTTCGACGTTCCCGCGTGGGAAGGGCAGCGCGTGCTCGACGGCGGAATGGTCGACAAGGCGCCGCGACCCGAACCGGACGAGGGGCGCACGCTGGTCCTGTGCACCAGCATCTATCGTAACCTGCCGCAGAGCGATCGCTGCACCTATGTCCAGCCGAGCAGCGAGGTTGCCGCCGACAAGATCGACTTCACCGACCGTTCCAAGATCACCCGCACGTGGGAGCAGGGTGAACGCGATGCGCGCGCATGGCTGGCGCAAGTGGCCGCTTCGCAGTAA
- the pyrC gene encoding dihydroorotase, whose product MTESLTIRRPDDWHLHFRDDEMMRAVVPYTARQFARAIVMPNLSPPVTTAAAAAAYRDRILAAVPEGTDFTPLMTCYLTDATNAADLVQGHADGVFTAAKLYPANATTNSAHGVTDIANIESVLERMAEAGVPLCVHGEVTESEIDVFDREAVFIERILAPLVERLPELKVIFEHITTEDAVQFVDAAGDNVGATITPQHLHINRNAILVGGINPHAYCLPVAKREKHRLALRKAATSGSAKYFLGTDSAPHARGAKESSCGCAGIFNAPYALESYLTVFEEEGAIDRFEAFASENGPRFYGLALNETQVTLEKREITVEDEIDALGTPVVPFHAGETLRWVLR is encoded by the coding sequence ATGACCGAATCCCTCACGATCCGCCGGCCCGACGACTGGCATCTGCATTTCCGCGACGACGAAATGATGCGCGCAGTCGTGCCCTATACGGCGCGCCAGTTCGCCCGCGCGATCGTCATGCCCAATCTCTCGCCGCCCGTCACGACGGCTGCGGCCGCGGCTGCCTATCGCGATCGTATCCTTGCCGCCGTTCCCGAGGGCACGGACTTCACGCCGCTGATGACCTGCTACCTCACGGATGCGACCAATGCGGCCGATCTCGTGCAGGGCCACGCCGATGGCGTGTTCACTGCGGCAAAGCTCTATCCTGCGAACGCGACGACCAATTCCGCCCACGGCGTGACCGACATCGCCAATATCGAATCCGTGCTCGAGCGCATGGCCGAGGCGGGCGTGCCCCTATGTGTCCATGGCGAAGTGACCGAGAGCGAGATCGACGTGTTCGACCGCGAGGCGGTGTTCATCGAACGCATCCTTGCTCCGCTGGTCGAGCGCCTGCCGGAACTGAAGGTCATTTTCGAGCACATCACGACAGAGGATGCCGTGCAGTTCGTCGACGCGGCTGGCGACAACGTCGGCGCGACGATCACGCCGCAGCACCTGCACATCAATCGCAATGCAATCCTCGTCGGCGGGATCAATCCGCATGCCTATTGCCTTCCCGTCGCCAAGCGCGAGAAGCACCGCCTCGCACTGCGCAAGGCGGCAACGTCGGGTTCGGCGAAGTATTTCCTCGGCACCGACAGCGCGCCGCATGCGCGCGGGGCGAAGGAAAGCTCTTGCGGCTGCGCGGGCATCTTCAATGCGCCCTATGCGCTCGAGAGCTATCTGACGGTGTTCGAGGAAGAGGGCGCGATCGACCGGTTCGAGGCATTCGCGAGCGAGAACGGTCCGCGTTTCTATGGCCTGGCGCTCAACGAAACGCAGGTCACGCTGGAGAAGCGCGAGATCACCGTCGAGGACGAAATCGATGCGCTCGGCACGCCGGTCGTGCCGTTTCACGCAGGCGAAACCCTGCGCTGGGTTCTGCGCTAG
- the rarD gene encoding EamA family transporter RarD — protein sequence MDDRPTEKPPSGLTAALGAYVIWGFLPLYLILVKVVPPFEFVGWRIIWTLPLCLLIVAFRKQGPDLRAALRDRRSLLVLTASAALIAVNWVVYIWAIQNTYVYAASLGYYINPLVNVLLGTLLLGEKLSTKQWAAVAIAMIGVSILAAGALTTLWISLTLAASFGTYGLLRKQVPVGSLPGLTIESAILLIPAAGVAWWYAGTPAGSSFGGDLWLSLAIILGGVLTAVPLLLFAVAARRMNYSTLGFIQFLAPTIVFILGLTVFDEPLKPAQLACFLLIWAALALFVWDMWSKAKAARAATPPTKA from the coding sequence ATGGATGACAGGCCCACCGAAAAGCCCCCTTCCGGCCTGACTGCCGCACTGGGCGCCTATGTCATCTGGGGTTTCCTGCCACTCTACCTGATTCTCGTGAAGGTGGTGCCGCCGTTCGAGTTCGTCGGCTGGCGAATCATCTGGACGCTCCCGCTCTGCCTGCTGATCGTCGCGTTCCGCAAGCAGGGCCCAGACCTTCGCGCCGCGCTGCGCGACAGGCGCAGCCTACTGGTGTTGACCGCGAGCGCGGCGCTGATCGCAGTCAACTGGGTGGTCTATATCTGGGCGATCCAGAACACTTACGTCTATGCGGCGAGCCTCGGCTATTACATCAACCCGCTGGTCAACGTGCTGCTCGGCACGCTGCTGCTGGGCGAGAAGCTTTCGACCAAGCAATGGGCCGCCGTAGCAATCGCGATGATCGGCGTGTCGATCCTCGCCGCAGGGGCGCTCACCACCTTGTGGATCAGCCTGACTCTTGCCGCGAGCTTCGGCACATACGGCCTCCTTCGCAAGCAGGTGCCGGTCGGCTCGCTGCCCGGCCTGACAATCGAATCGGCGATCCTGCTGATCCCGGCCGCCGGTGTCGCCTGGTGGTATGCCGGAACGCCTGCCGGCTCGTCTTTCGGAGGAGACCTGTGGCTCAGCCTCGCCATCATCCTCGGCGGCGTGCTGACGGCAGTGCCACTGCTCCTGTTCGCAGTAGCCGCACGGCGGATGAACTATTCGACGCTCGGCTTCATCCAGTTCCTCGCGCCGACGATCGTATTCATCCTCGGCCTGACGGTCTTCGATGAGCCGCTGAAGCCCGCGCAACTCGCCTGTTTCCTGCTGATCTGGGCAGCGCTGGCGCTGTTCGTCTGGGATATGTGGTCGAAGGCGAAGGCTGCACGCGCGGCGACCCCGCCGACGAAGGCCTAG